A window of Bradyrhizobium sp. AZCC 1610 contains these coding sequences:
- the ltrA gene encoding group II intron reverse transcriptase/maturase has translation MEQDNPDSAAKATQGGDAAGGQPRTWWWAEASIWTERMVSALGNGVKGGRWFSLVDKAIRPTTLEAAWRKVERNKGAAGVDGQGIERFAAVADRYLTELHEHLKNGSYRPGPVKRVDIPKGGGQTRPLGIPTIKDRIVQTALKMTIEPVFEVQFRPGSYGFRPGRSCKDALREVDRLLKEGFTHVVDADLKSYFDTIPHDRLMARVGETISDGRVLKLIDGFLKQEIMSDMARWQPTTGTPQGAVLSPLLANIYLHPLDLLMEQNGRRMVRYADDFVILCRTEDEARAALREVDAWTTANGLTLHPDKTRIVDSRQPGQGFDFLGYRFEAGCRFVRKKSLRALKDKVRAKTSRSRGDSLARIIADLNPALRGWFGYFKHAAPFQLRNLDGFVRRRLRAVLRKQDKRPGFGRCKADHQRWPNAFFADQELFTLATALEHARHSR, from the coding sequence ATGGAGCAAGATAACCCCGACAGTGCCGCCAAGGCTACGCAAGGGGGAGACGCCGCCGGCGGACAACCGCGGACTTGGTGGTGGGCGGAAGCTTCGATCTGGACGGAGCGCATGGTGTCGGCGCTGGGTAACGGCGTCAAAGGAGGCAGGTGGTTCAGCTTGGTGGATAAGGCCATCCGGCCGACGACCCTGGAAGCCGCGTGGCGGAAAGTCGAGCGGAACAAGGGGGCGGCAGGCGTGGATGGTCAAGGCATCGAACGGTTCGCGGCGGTCGCGGATCGGTATCTGACGGAGCTTCATGAGCATTTGAAGAACGGCAGCTACCGGCCGGGCCCGGTCAAACGGGTCGATATTCCCAAAGGCGGCGGGCAAACCCGTCCGCTCGGGATACCGACCATCAAGGACCGCATCGTGCAGACGGCTCTGAAGATGACCATCGAGCCCGTCTTTGAAGTCCAGTTTCGGCCGGGCAGCTACGGCTTCCGGCCGGGACGAAGCTGCAAAGACGCGTTGCGGGAGGTTGATCGGCTGCTGAAGGAAGGCTTCACTCATGTCGTGGATGCCGACCTGAAGAGCTACTTCGATACGATCCCGCACGACAGGCTGATGGCACGGGTAGGCGAGACGATCAGCGACGGGCGCGTCCTGAAGCTGATCGACGGCTTTCTCAAGCAAGAGATCATGTCGGACATGGCGCGCTGGCAGCCGACGACGGGAACGCCCCAAGGGGCGGTTCTCTCGCCGCTGCTGGCCAACATCTACCTGCACCCGCTCGACCTGCTGATGGAGCAGAACGGGCGCCGGATGGTGCGCTATGCCGACGACTTCGTGATCCTCTGCCGAACGGAAGACGAGGCGAGGGCCGCGTTGCGCGAAGTCGATGCGTGGACGACGGCCAACGGCCTAACGCTGCATCCGGACAAGACGCGGATCGTTGACAGCCGACAACCGGGACAAGGATTCGACTTCCTCGGCTACCGGTTCGAGGCGGGTTGCCGGTTCGTGCGAAAGAAGAGCCTGAGAGCGCTCAAGGACAAGGTGAGGGCCAAGACGAGCCGCAGCCGAGGCGACAGCCTCGCGCGGATCATCGCGGATCTCAATCCGGCGCTGCGGGGATGGTTCGGCTATTTCAAGCACGCCGCACCATTCCAACTCCGCAACCTTGACGGTTTCGTTCGGCGGCGGCTGCGTGCCGTCTTGCGCAAGCAGGACAAGCGGCCCGGGTTCGGACGATGCAAAGCCGACCATCAGCGATGGCCTAACGCCTTCTTCGCGGATCAAGAACTGTTCACCCTTGCAACAGCGCTTGAACACGCGAGACATTCACGATGA
- a CDS encoding fatty acid--CoA ligase, whose translation MSASQQLTTLVDMVRERARTRGDAIAYEFEGRQTSFAEFDTKTDRVANALIALGVKPGERIAYLGKNSDIYFELLMGAMKAKAVMAPVNWRLAGPEVAFIVSDCKAPVLFVGPEFITQVRNIKAQLPDVRTVITTEGGAPEWQDFTAWRDAADSNDPKVPISPKDIAIQLYTSGTTGKPKGAMLSHANFFNLVHAGNEAEKPEWNKWTADDVSLVAMPIFHIGGSGWGIMGLYHGAKGVIAREFDPTKILDFFEQSGITKLFMVPAAMQFVVRQPRARQVDFSRLKYMLYGASPIPAALLKECIEVFKCGFVQLYGMTETTGTIVALPPEDHVDGLERMRSAGKALPGIELAILDADGKRLPPRQVGEIATRSGSNMAGYWNLPEATAKTLGSDGWLRTGDAGYMDEDGYLYIHDRIKDMIISGGENIYPAEVESAICDHPDVAEAAVIGIPDDKWGEAVKAVVVMKPGKQATATDIINFTRERIAGFKTPKSVDFLEALPRNPSGKILRRSLREPYWAGKDRQVN comes from the coding sequence ATGTCCGCTTCGCAGCAATTGACGACCCTCGTCGACATGGTGCGAGAGCGCGCCAGAACGCGCGGCGACGCCATCGCCTATGAGTTCGAGGGACGCCAGACCAGCTTCGCCGAGTTCGACACCAAAACCGACCGCGTTGCGAATGCGCTGATCGCGCTCGGCGTCAAGCCGGGCGAGCGGATCGCCTATCTCGGCAAGAACAGCGACATCTATTTCGAACTGCTGATGGGCGCGATGAAGGCCAAGGCGGTGATGGCGCCGGTCAACTGGCGCCTCGCCGGTCCCGAAGTCGCGTTCATCGTCAGCGACTGCAAGGCGCCGGTGCTGTTCGTAGGCCCCGAGTTCATCACCCAGGTCCGCAACATCAAGGCGCAATTGCCCGATGTCCGCACGGTCATCACGACCGAAGGCGGCGCGCCGGAATGGCAGGATTTTACGGCCTGGCGGGATGCTGCTGATAGCAACGACCCGAAGGTGCCGATCAGCCCGAAGGACATCGCAATCCAGCTCTACACCTCGGGCACCACGGGCAAGCCCAAGGGCGCGATGCTGTCGCATGCCAACTTCTTCAATCTGGTGCACGCCGGCAACGAGGCCGAGAAGCCGGAATGGAACAAGTGGACGGCGGATGACGTCTCGCTGGTGGCGATGCCGATCTTCCATATCGGCGGCTCCGGCTGGGGCATCATGGGCCTCTATCACGGCGCCAAGGGCGTGATCGCGCGCGAGTTCGATCCGACCAAGATACTGGATTTCTTCGAGCAGTCCGGCATTACAAAACTGTTCATGGTGCCGGCCGCGATGCAGTTCGTGGTGCGGCAACCGCGGGCGCGGCAGGTCGATTTCTCCCGCCTGAAATACATGCTTTACGGCGCCTCGCCGATTCCGGCGGCCCTGTTGAAGGAGTGCATTGAGGTGTTCAAATGCGGCTTCGTGCAGTTGTACGGGATGACCGAGACGACAGGCACCATCGTAGCCCTTCCACCTGAAGACCATGTCGATGGGCTGGAGCGCATGCGCTCCGCCGGCAAGGCACTGCCCGGCATCGAGCTTGCGATCCTCGATGCCGACGGCAAGCGGTTGCCGCCGCGCCAGGTCGGCGAGATCGCTACCCGCTCCGGCTCCAACATGGCCGGCTATTGGAACCTGCCGGAGGCCACCGCCAAGACGCTCGGCAGCGACGGCTGGCTGCGCACCGGCGATGCCGGCTACATGGACGAGGACGGCTATCTCTACATCCACGACCGCATCAAGGACATGATCATCTCCGGCGGCGAGAACATCTACCCCGCCGAGGTCGAAAGCGCGATCTGCGATCATCCCGATGTCGCCGAAGCCGCTGTGATCGGCATCCCTGACGACAAATGGGGCGAAGCGGTGAAGGCAGTCGTGGTGATGAAGCCCGGCAAGCAGGCGACTGCCACCGACATCATCAATTTTACGCGTGAGCGTATTGCCGGATTCAAGACGCCGAAGTCGGTCGACTTTCTCGAGGCGCTGCCGCGCAACCCGTCGGGCAAGATTTTGCGGCGGAGTTTGCGCGAGCCGTATTGGGCGGGCAAGGACCGGCAGGTGAATTGA